The genomic segment TCCAAAAGCTCACTGAAGAGGAGACAGGACTCAGCGCCCGTCAGACCGAAGCACGCGCGCTCTACGCAAAGCTCCTCGAGCAAGCTTGGGCCTACCGGGAGCCGATCCCGGAGTCCCTGTCCGTCGAAGCACCGAATTTTCGGCGCTGGTTCTCCGAGGCGGTGCTGCTCTGGATGCGTTACGCGGAGACCAGCTCTGCGCCCTTGGTCGACACCGCTGGCACGCGCACCTTGGCGAAGTTCCCTGTCGACTTTCCAGTGGACGCGGGAGCGCGCGCGGCGATGCGTCGCGCGGTGCAAGGGGCATTTGGCTGGAGCGACGCTGAGATGCGGGAGCTCGAGGCAAAGGTCGCGCACCTGACGAGCAACCTGGACATCAAGCTGAAGATCACCGCTTGCGTGACGCAGTTCCTCGAGGAACAGAAATCTGGTTCCCGAGACCCACGTCTGGTGCTGATGGATGTGCTCTACGGCGAGCTGCCTTGGCGCGTCGGGGACATCGACTGGGTCATCACGGGCACCAGCATCTTCCCTTGCGTGCCGCGCAAGAAGGACCAGCTCTTGAAGGACGACTGGGACGAGCGCAGCGCGGAAGAGCAAGCGGTGATCGGCGCCTTCATGGTCAAGCTCCGCAAGGCCAACACAGCGAACACCTTGCGCTTCCCCGCGTTCGGCCTGGCACCCAATCGACCTGCGGAGCCGCTCTGGGGCCGCTTGGTTGCGGCCTGTGGCGTGAGCGAAGAGGTGTTGCTCGAGACCCTCGAGACGATGGTGATGATCGTGCCGACGCACCAGGTCGACCAGTACGTGGTACACGACTCCTGGGGCCATACTTGGCAAGAAGCGCTGAGTGAGTTCGAGTGGGAGTACGCGCGGGTGCTCGAGCTGGCGGACGACTTGACTCCTGACGCCGGACCGGCTTTCGGTGGTGACGTGGCGACCCTCGGCTCATGTTTGCGTGTGGAAAATGATGCGCTGGAGGTCGACGAAGCGGCGCTGCTCGAAATTGCGAAGCAAGACGTGCTCGGGCGGTTCGGCGTCGCGACGAGCATCGCCCTGAGCGAGATGTTGGCGGACTTCATGGAGTCGAAGTTTGCGCGCCTGGTACCTGACGAGGCGTTGCCCACGTCGTCGTTGATCGACGTGGCGCACTTGAAGATCGACCTATCGCTCTCGGACATTGGGCGGCAGATCAAGCGCCTCGCGAAGCCGTATCGGCGCCTCGCGACGGAGCCTGAGGCACAGCAGCAGTTCGCGGACGCGCTCATCGCAGACGGGTTTCCCACGGCGCTCGCGCTTTCGGCGGCCCAGCGCGTGGGCGTGACTTTGTGGCAGGCGTTGGAGCCCCTACTGAGCAGCGAGCTCTCACCGACGCAGGTTGGCTGGACGGCGAACCTCACCCCCAAACCCGACGCCGCATCGGGTTCATCGGGCAACGCCGTGGCGACAGTGGGCGCGGAGACGGTGCCTTCCACCTTGTACCGACGCGCCATGCTGCAGCTGACGCTGATCGCCGCAGAGCTCGAGAATGGTCTGGAGGGCCAGGGCGGTGACTGGCGCGACCCGGGTAGCTCCCCGGATTTGTTCTTGATCGCCATCACCCATCTGTACGAGCAGGATCGGCTCGTGAACTTTTGGCACATGGATCAGGTGATGCGGGTCGCCTTCGCACCGGCTGCGGAGCGGCTGCGCATCGCGCTCAATGCCGCGTGAAAGCAGCTGTTCAAAGCGGCCGCCTGGCACTGTAGGATGCCCGTATGACCGACCTGAATCCGCTCTTCTCCGAGATCCCGATCAGCAGCCACGAGGCTTTGGCCATCGCCGGCGCGTTGCGTGACATCGCCGAGAGCGACGGCATGCACGAAGAAGAGCTCGCGATGATCACCGAGCTGGTTCAGGGGTTGGATGAGGACCTTGGTCTCGAGGAGCCGTCTAAGGTTCCGGCGATCACTCCCGCGGAGTTGGCGGTTGCTCTGGGTGAGGATCCTGCTCTCAAGACGCTCGCCATGCAGTGCGCAGTGATGCTTGCCATGGCCGACGGCAAGATCAGCAAGGAGGAGGCCGAGCGCCTCGAGGCTTACCGCGCGGCACTGGGTTTCTCCGTTGAGCAGTACTCCGCCTTGGAGAAGGGCATCGTTGGCTGGATCAAGGCTGGCGACCTCTCCCCGATGTTCTGAACCGATTCATCGAGGAGCCAACGTGTCGAATCAATGGGATGACGAACCCACCGTCGTGTGGTCGCCGCCGGAGTGGGTCGTCGAAGAAGACGATATGCCCAAGGCCGGGGCGGCAACGCGCATCCAGTTTGCAGAGCCGGAGCCCTCTCCGCCGCCTCCAGGTCCAATGGAGCGCCCCGACGTCGAGCTAGATATCCGTACGGTAAATGGTCCGTCGGCGCTCGCGAGCATTCGGCGCGTCTACGAGATCTGGACCAAGAATCGCGTGTACATCCTCGACTCCGGGATGCGCTGTATCGAGGTCATCGATCTCGCCACCGGCATCGCGAACAAAGAGCACCCCTTCATCGGGGCTCGCTGTGCCGGGGGACGTAACCACGACAAGAGCGAACTCTCCTTCCCGTTGCCAGCTCCCGGTTCCGAAGCCGTGTTCCAGAAGACCGAGAGCAGCAATCGAGTGAAGCTGAGCGTCACCTCCAAGGTGATGCGGGTGATGTTCCACGCCAGCCGCGTGCGCATCCAGCAAGATCAGGCCGACCGCGTCTGGGGCAAGATCAGCACCTGGGGTTAGACTCTCGCCGCCGTGAGATACTGTTATTTCCTTGGGGCAATTCTGGCCCTCGCAGGCTGCGGAAAATCAGAGGAGCCCGCGCCGGTTGGCGCCGCATCAGCCAGCGCCCAGCCGAGCGCGGCCGAGGCGCCGTCTGCCTCCGCAGCACCTCAGGCAGACAAGCCCTTTGCCGAGCGCTTCACTCAGATTGCGCTGAAGGACTTCCGCGTGAGGCTGGCCGAGCTGCCTAAGGACTCGCCAGATCTGCCTCGCGACGCGGAGAAGATTCGCGATCCGCAGCTGCCCTTCAAGGCGATCTACAGCAGCAGAGATTCCTTATGTGGGGTGACTCACTCAGGCAGCCTGAATTGCTTCTCTGGTGGGTTGTCTGGCAAGACGGCTGCAGGGTGGACCAGCGCCGCCATGGGGGACGGCTTCGTGATTGGGATCGGCGGTGGGCTCAAGCTAGTCGTCGTTGGGGATGCCCCGCTGAAGTTGGGGACTGCAGAAGCCTCCGACGCTGGAGCCGACGCGGGCGGCGAGGCCGTTGCTCCTGATGCGAAGTTCCGCGCCGTCGCGGCATCGGGAGAGAACGCGTGCGCCGTCGAGCAAAGCGGCGCCACGCATTGTTGGAGCAACAACGCGACCTGCGACCTCACACCGCCTGCGGGTTTGAGCGCCGGGCAGATCGCGTTGGGGGGTGACTGCTTCGCTTGCGCTACGAGCGACGGCGGCGTTCGCTGCTGGGGGACCAACGCACCCACTCTGGGCGCCAAAGGGAACTTCAGCAGACTGGTCGCAGGCAAGGACTTCGTGTGCGCCCTCGAAGGCGAGAAGGCGACTTGCAGCGCCCGGGAAGTACCAGGTGCCGTCAAGAAGCTTGTTGCCGCGGGGAAGCGACTCTGCTGGCTCGATGCCGAAGGCTCAATCGCTTGCGATAAGTCGGAAGTTGGGCTGAAGGGTAAGTTCTCTGACCTCGCCATCACGGAAAAGTGGGCGTGCGCTGCGGACGAGACGGGGTACTGGACTTGTGACGGCGCAACCATTCCAGGCTTCGAGTATTGGAAGTCTCACCCTGCGTGGGCTCCCACCGCTGATGGGCGCAAGGCGGCGAAGGCGGCGCGAACGGCGCTGCTGAGCGAGTTTGCGGACCGGTTCAAGGTGCTCGAAGCGCCAGCCGAGGTGACTCTGGAAACCAAGGTCGACGTCGGGCCGCGGGTTGAAACGAAGTACCTGCCATTGATTCAAAACGTCGGGCTCGACTGGACGCTGCAACCGGACCGCCTCTACCGGTACGGAGCGCGAATCAATGGCGTCAAAGGCGGGACCTATCTGCTGATGATTGATCCCTTCGGCCTCACTCTCTTCGCCTTTGACGACGCGGGGGAGCTCAAACGCAAGATCGACGTCGCGCGAGTGGGGAACTACGACGAACCTGGGTTCGCTGGTGGCGTGAGCAGCGGGGAGGAGTACATCTCCTTCAGCTTGGACGCCCGAGGGATCCTCAAGCTCAAGGGGCAGCGCTTGATGGAGAAGCACGAGTTCGAGCCCATTCAGAAGAAGGACGTCGTTCAGTGCACGGTCTACGAAGGCGCCCTGACGGTCAACGTCGCCGCCAAGGTGGTGCCTGCGCCGGCGATCGGCTGGAGCCGGAGCAAGAACGCCATCAGCAATGGTGAGACGTGTGAGTTTCCGTGGGGGGCGGCCAATAAGTAGCGCGCCGCACCAGCCCCGACGGTTGGGGACATTTGGCGAGCAGCAAATGCGCCATGGCCGGGGCGACGGAGCGCGTGTTGGCAAAGCCAGCGCGGGAGAACTCCGGCGGTTCGCATGGGCATGCTGCGTGCATCTGCGCCATCATGGAAAACACCCTAACCACCAACCGCAACCAGTCCGTTCACGACAAGGTCAACCATCGCGTTGACGAGGTCACTACTTCCGTAGGGCAATCCGCTCAAGTCGCCGCGGATCGAGTCCGCGAAGCGGACCTCACCGAGCGAGCTGCCGGCAGCCTCGAGAACGTGGGCAGTTATCTCGAAGGCGCTGACTACGATCAGCTGGTCGAGGATGTCACTGCTGTGGTGAAGCGCCACCCCATCCCCGCGATCCTGGCGGGGGTCGGCCTTGGCTACCTGATCGGTCGTCTCACGTCATGAACGCCCCGCTCCCGAGTGAGAGCACACCAGCGCTGGTGCGTGAGCTCCTGCTCGATATGAAGGACCTCGCCCTCAAGGAACTCGAGGTCAGCAAACTTCAAGCACGCGACGAACTCAAAGACGTGGTGCGTCGCGTCTTTCTTGGTTTGGGTGCACTCGGCATGGCGCTGATCGTCGTCGCCATGCTCGCGTTCGCATCGGCGCTAGGACTGTCCCGCGCCTCCCACTTGCCACTGGAGCTCTCGATGTTGGTGATCGCCAGCGTGCCAACGCTCGCCGCCGTGGCTCTCTATGCCAAGACTCGAAAGGTGAAGAAGCACTCATGACTACTACCGTCGACCAAGTCGAACGTGAGATTGAGGCCAAGAAGGCCGACATCGAGGACAAGCTCGAGCGCCTCGAGGATCGCGCAGTGAACGCTGCGAAGAAGGGCAAACAAGCCCTGAGCTTCGATCATCAGATGAAGAAGCGTCCCTGGGCGCTGATCGCCGGCGCTGTTGGGATCGGCATGCTGCTCGGGCGAAAGCAGCCTCAGGTCCAAGCCATGCTCGTGAGCATGCCGAAGCCGAAGAAGGCCAAGAAGCGCAAGCAACCGACGTCCTCCGCGCCACATCCCATGTTGGAACAAGGGCAACGACTGCTGATGACCGCTGTGCTGCCAGGCGTCGCATCGGCGCTCGCCAGGCGCTACGCTCCAGAGGTCCTCGGGCGCTGACGGCACCGCTTCGCTCTCGGTGTGCGAGGTACACCGAGAGCGCAGGTGCTCGCTCGAAGCGACTCAGTCGAACAACTCGTCGAGCAGTCGCGCAAAGGTGTCTCCGATCACGTCCTTCTGAAGGCTGCTCTCGTCGCCCAGTAGCCAGCTCGCGAGATCGCGATCGACGTGATGCATCGCCAGCAAATTGAGCGCGTCATCCTCGGTGTTGCAGTTCTCCGCGTAAATTACCTGGTGTTCATCCGCCGCGTGCGTCGTCGACCGCTGTTTGCGACCAAGCGCATCGGCCAGCAGCCTAGTGAAGTAGAGCTTTGTCGACTCGCGGTAGCGCGCCTGATGGCTCGCGCAGATGACGACCTTCAAGCTGCGCCAGTCGTCCTGGTTGAAGGCCTTAGTCCACGCGGAAACAACCTCGTGGAGTTGCGCGAGTTCAGCGCGGGCGGCGGCGACCATGCATGGCCCGATCGCCCGCTGTGCCTCCAGCTTGAACTTCGCAACTCGCTCGTCCGGAGGCGCCGCGTCCTGCGTGGTGTGGCGCGCCTCTAGCCAAGCCTCGACCAGTGACATACAAGGCGCTGCGGCGGCGCGCAGGCGGGAATCGAGGGCCGAAGAATCCAACAAGACCCGCAAATCTTCGAGTAGGGACTCGAGCTGTGGGGTTGGCGGTGGCGTTGGTTGAGTCAGCGCCAGCGTGAGCGTAGCCGGCACATGCGCAACGGATTTGTATGCGTGGTAGTCGTCACCCAGGATTTCCGCGCGTTCGCGCGTGCCGGAGCGCAGCAACACCAAGGCCGACTCGACGCGGATGATGGTGGGGTTCGATGCCATCAGTGCCCGACTGACTGCCTTGGTCTTTGCCTGGGCGTAGCCTTGCGAGAAGTGACGATTCAGCCGCAGTGCACGGTCCAGTGACGAACTCACGAATGCTCTCCAGGTGCGCTCGAGGTCACTACCCCGTGAACCAACTCGAGCTTGCGCATCACGGGAGCGCTGAGCGCGAACGGATAGCAGTCCCGCATACCGAGGCTGCGATTTAGCTCGTTCATCGCGAGGGACAGCCAGGTCCAGGCTCGCAGTGATTGCTCGAACTGCAGTGATTGTTCGAAACGCGGTGTTTGTTCGAACTGCCCAGACGTGAGCTCTGCAGAGCTGCCAATTGGCGTCCACGTCGGCTCAACCAGTCTGCGCGCGTGCTTGTGGGTCTGAATACCCAAGGTGCTCGCGGTCTCGAGCCCGTCCACGAGATGGAGGTAGTGCGCCCAGCTCTCCGCCCAATCTTCCCAGGGGTGGCTCGCGGCGTACGCGCTGACATAGTGGTCGGCGTAGTTTGGGTCCGGAGGCGCGGCGTAGTGCTGTTCGAGGGCGTGGGCGTAGTCGATGCGTTCATCTCCGAACAGCTCTCGAAATCCGGTCAGGTGTGGTGAGTCGCGGACCAGGACATCCCAATAGTAGTGCCCGATCTCGTGGCGGAAGTGGCCGAGTAGCGTTCGATACGCTTCCCCCATTTGTTGTCTTGTCTGGATGCGCTCGACCTCGTCGGCTTCCGCCAGGTTGATGGTGATCACCCCTGAGGCATGTCCGGTCATCACCTGAGGACCGTCGGGGTTGGTACCCAGCCTATGATCCGCAAGGAAACGAAATGCGAGTCCGTTCTCAGCCTCCGCCTGGGACGCGAGGGGTAAGCCGAGGGTCAACAAGGTGTACAGCAGGCGCCGTTTGGCTGCCTCCATGCGCTTCCAGAGTGCTAGGTGCGTCTCGTTGGAGAGAT from the Polyangiaceae bacterium genome contains:
- a CDS encoding tellurite resistance TerB family protein, encoding MTDLNPLFSEIPISSHEALAIAGALRDIAESDGMHEEELAMITELVQGLDEDLGLEEPSKVPAITPAELAVALGEDPALKTLAMQCAVMLAMADGKISKEEAERLEAYRAALGFSVEQYSALEKGIVGWIKAGDLSPMF
- a CDS encoding phage holin family protein; the encoded protein is MNAPLPSESTPALVRELLLDMKDLALKELEVSKLQARDELKDVVRRVFLGLGALGMALIVVAMLAFASALGLSRASHLPLELSMLVIASVPTLAAVALYAKTRKVKKHS
- a CDS encoding putative zinc-binding metallopeptidase, translated to MQLFNCECDSLVFFENTQCTDCGRTVGFDPISRSMLALEAAPAAELLSPQTGNAYRRCANWLEYDACNWLVPVEERDARYCKACRLNDCVPDLSNETHLALWKRMEAAKRRLLYTLLTLGLPLASQAEAENGLAFRFLADHRLGTNPDGPQVMTGHASGVITINLAEADEVERIQTRQQMGEAYRTLLGHFRHEIGHYYWDVLVRDSPHLTGFRELFGDERIDYAHALEQHYAAPPDPNYADHYVSAYAASHPWEDWAESWAHYLHLVDGLETASTLGIQTHKHARRLVEPTWTPIGSSAELTSGQFEQTPRFEQSLQFEQSLRAWTWLSLAMNELNRSLGMRDCYPFALSAPVMRKLELVHGVVTSSAPGEHS